One Bradyrhizobium quebecense DNA window includes the following coding sequences:
- the tnpA gene encoding IS66-like element accessory protein TnpA, with the protein MHQDRHQDRHDAASYQRIEVITGERRRRSWSDAEKARIVAESADPETSISEVARRNGVNRGLLSVWRRQARLASSEAPQFVQVRLDAAVEAQPNAIDKAHVLTGPAERIEVMIAGATVRVPVRVDTATLERVLAAVRSTR; encoded by the coding sequence ATGCATCAAGACAGACATCAAGACAGGCATGATGCCGCCTCCTATCAACGGATCGAGGTGATCACAGGGGAAAGGCGACGGCGCAGTTGGAGCGATGCGGAGAAGGCGCGGATCGTGGCCGAGAGCGCCGATCCGGAGACGAGCATTTCCGAGGTGGCTCGACGCAACGGGGTGAACCGGGGACTGCTCAGTGTGTGGCGGCGCCAGGCGCGGCTCGCGTCGAGCGAAGCGCCGCAGTTCGTGCAAGTCAGGCTCGACGCCGCCGTCGAGGCGCAGCCGAACGCGATCGATAAGGCGCATGTTCTGACGGGGCCGGCCGAGCGGATCGAGGTGATGATCGCGGGCGCGACGGTGCGCGTGCCTGTCCGCGTCGACACTGCGACGCTGGAGCGCGTGCTGGCGGCGGTGAGATCGACGCGATGA
- the tnpB gene encoding IS66 family insertion sequence element accessory protein TnpB (TnpB, as the term is used for proteins encoded by IS66 family insertion elements, is considered an accessory protein, since TnpC, encoded by a neighboring gene, is a DDE family transposase.), whose product MISFGPMVRVFVATQPIDFRKGVHGLVALVAEGLGGKPYSGDVYVFRSKRSDRLKLLVFDGSGMVLATKWLENGGFAWPPVHEGTMPVTGAQLAMLIEGLAEWSRVVPKVTKRPTKVA is encoded by the coding sequence ATGATCTCTTTCGGTCCAATGGTCCGTGTGTTCGTCGCGACGCAGCCGATTGACTTTCGTAAAGGCGTTCATGGCCTTGTCGCGCTGGTAGCGGAGGGATTGGGCGGCAAGCCCTACAGCGGTGACGTTTATGTCTTCCGATCGAAGCGATCGGATCGTTTGAAGTTACTGGTTTTTGACGGCTCGGGAATGGTTCTAGCGACGAAGTGGCTGGAGAATGGGGGCTTCGCCTGGCCACCTGTTCACGAGGGTACGATGCCGGTAACGGGGGCGCAACTGGCGATGCTGATTGAAGGTCTTGCGGAGTGGTCGCGTGTGGTCCCCAAGGTGACGAAGCGGCCGACGAAGGTTGCCTGA
- a CDS encoding UPF0149 family protein — protein sequence MTKPKQRRGKRAKTTMADYAMSFERLGQWISERARSPTLRHPRATSLSMLDGAVAAVVAGPVSMASEEWVCPLLGVDPDAFNHDTEEFSAIAATLMRHNAISETLSTGPESFEPLFVRSPDGEVDPQPWCMGFYAVMKLRLLVWSRLLSPNGTEHLMLRPILVHCIDDAGRPLLPPARHTLGTLPVAQNVRRDIPVAVEALRQFWMPIRFKRGA from the coding sequence ATGACGAAGCCGAAGCAACGGCGAGGAAAACGGGCCAAGACGACGATGGCGGACTATGCCATGTCGTTCGAACGGCTCGGGCAATGGATCAGCGAGCGCGCCAGGTCGCCGACGCTTCGGCATCCGCGGGCGACGTCGCTCTCCATGCTCGACGGCGCGGTGGCCGCGGTCGTTGCCGGGCCGGTCTCGATGGCGTCCGAGGAATGGGTGTGCCCGCTCCTCGGCGTAGATCCCGACGCCTTCAATCACGACACCGAGGAGTTCTCGGCGATCGCCGCCACGCTGATGCGCCACAACGCAATCAGCGAGACGCTGTCGACGGGACCGGAGAGCTTCGAGCCGCTGTTCGTGCGATCACCGGACGGCGAAGTCGACCCGCAGCCCTGGTGCATGGGCTTCTACGCCGTCATGAAGCTTCGGCTTCTCGTCTGGTCGCGGCTTCTCTCCCCGAACGGAACCGAACACCTTATGCTGCGGCCGATCTTGGTCCATTGCATCGACGACGCCGGTCGGCCCTTGCTACCCCCGGCCCGGCACACGCTGGGAACGCTGCCCGTCGCTCAAAACGTCCGGCGCGACATTCCCGTAGCCGTTGAGGCCCTGCGGCAGTTCTGGATGCCTATACGCTTCAAGCGCGGTGCGTAG
- the tnpA gene encoding IS66-like element accessory protein TnpA — protein sequence MLSRMDLVETGRRRRWTRAEKLRIVEESFSGPRLVSATARRYGISRQLLLSWRKAWTCHDPAEEDSIGPTFVPAIVAASTPPTTEAVETGQIEIVSPQGLRVVFGPGADIEAVVRIARGLARR from the coding sequence GTGCTGAGCCGCATGGATTTGGTGGAGACCGGTCGGCGGCGACGCTGGACGCGTGCGGAGAAGCTCAGAATCGTAGAGGAGAGCTTCTCGGGGCCACGACTGGTGTCGGCGACGGCTCGCCGGTATGGGATATCACGTCAGCTTCTGCTGAGCTGGCGCAAGGCTTGGACCTGTCATGATCCGGCCGAAGAGGATTCGATCGGCCCGACATTCGTCCCTGCGATAGTTGCGGCAAGTACGCCGCCAACGACGGAAGCTGTCGAGACAGGTCAGATCGAAATCGTGAGCCCTCAGGGGCTGCGCGTGGTCTTCGGCCCCGGTGCGGATATCGAGGCGGTCGTTCGAATTGCTCGGGGCCTGGCGCGCCGATGA
- the tnpB gene encoding IS66 family insertion sequence element accessory protein TnpB (TnpB, as the term is used for proteins encoded by IS66 family insertion elements, is considered an accessory protein, since TnpC, encoded by a neighboring gene, is a DDE family transposase.) produces the protein MIPIPTGVRVWLATGHTDMRCGFPSLALRVQEVLKRDAMGGGLFCFRGKRGDLLKVIWHDGQGACLFTKRLERGRFIWPSVAGESVTISPAQLSYLLSGIDWRNPQETQRPTRVG, from the coding sequence ATGATCCCGATCCCGACGGGCGTGCGGGTGTGGCTGGCGACGGGCCATACCGACATGCGGTGCGGCTTTCCGAGTCTGGCTCTGCGCGTGCAGGAAGTGCTCAAGCGCGACGCCATGGGCGGCGGTCTTTTCTGCTTCCGGGGCAAACGCGGTGATCTATTGAAGGTCATTTGGCACGATGGCCAGGGCGCCTGCTTGTTCACCAAAAGACTCGAGAGAGGCAGGTTCATCTGGCCATCGGTTGCTGGTGAATCGGTAACGATCTCTCCGGCGCAGTTGAGCTATCTGTTGTCCGGGATCGATTGGCGCAACCCTCAAGAAACCCAGCGTCCGACGCGGGTCGGATAG
- the tnpC gene encoding IS66 family transposase, whose amino-acid sequence MISKPDDLPSDLVSALAALQAEREARQKAEAKAANWQAQAANAQAKLSDTEALIAHLELRIEKLKRELHGQRSERSARLLEQLELELEELVTTASEDELAAQAAAAKTQNVRPFMRKRPVRKPWPDDIERERVVIETPTTCACCGGSRLAKIGEDVTKTLEEIPRRFKLIETVREKFTCRDCEKISQPPAPFHATPRGFIGPQLLATILFDKFGMHIPLNRQSARFKAEGIDLPLSTLADQVGHGTFAVMPLFHLIERHVLAAERLHGDDTTIRILAKGKCTTGRIWTYVRDDRPFAGPAPPAAVYYASSDRRGEHPQRHLAAFAGILQADCYSGFEPLFAPQKKALPITPAFCVAHARRGFFELADIEKNAREGKKGKPVSPIALEAVRRLDTLFEIERAINGRGAGERRAARQEQSKSLLEDMHAWLLRERETLSRSSEVLKPINYMLRRWDGFARFLDDGRICLTNNCAERALRGIALGRRNWTFAGSQRGADRAAIMLTMITTCRLNDVDPKAWLADVLARIADHPASRLHELLPWEWKLLRQADKPANQQAA is encoded by the coding sequence ATGATATCGAAGCCGGATGATCTTCCATCGGACCTTGTCAGTGCCCTGGCGGCGCTGCAGGCCGAGCGTGAGGCGCGACAGAAAGCCGAGGCGAAGGCCGCCAACTGGCAGGCGCAAGCCGCGAATGCGCAGGCGAAACTGTCGGATACCGAGGCGCTGATCGCTCATCTCGAGTTGCGCATCGAGAAGCTGAAACGCGAACTGCACGGGCAGCGATCCGAGCGCTCGGCACGGCTGCTCGAGCAGTTGGAGTTGGAGCTCGAAGAACTCGTCACCACGGCGAGCGAGGATGAGCTTGCCGCACAGGCCGCAGCGGCGAAGACGCAGAACGTCCGCCCCTTCATGCGCAAGCGGCCGGTGCGCAAGCCATGGCCTGACGATATCGAACGCGAGCGCGTCGTCATTGAGACTCCAACGACCTGCGCCTGCTGCGGTGGATCGCGGCTGGCGAAGATCGGTGAGGATGTGACCAAGACGCTGGAGGAGATCCCGCGCCGCTTCAAGCTGATCGAGACGGTACGCGAGAAGTTCACCTGCCGCGATTGCGAGAAGATCAGCCAGCCGCCCGCGCCGTTCCATGCCACGCCGCGCGGCTTCATCGGCCCACAATTGCTGGCAACGATCCTGTTCGACAAGTTCGGCATGCATATCCCGCTCAACCGCCAGAGTGCGCGCTTTAAGGCCGAGGGGATCGACCTGCCGTTGTCGACGCTGGCCGACCAGGTCGGCCACGGGACCTTCGCCGTCATGCCGCTCTTCCACTTGATCGAACGCCACGTGCTCGCTGCCGAGCGCCTTCATGGCGACGACACCACCATCCGTATTCTGGCGAAGGGCAAGTGCACGACCGGGCGGATCTGGACTTATGTGCGGGATGACCGGCCGTTCGCCGGGCCTGCGCCGCCGGCAGCGGTCTATTACGCCTCGAGCGACCGACGAGGCGAGCATCCACAGAGACATCTGGCCGCCTTCGCCGGCATCTTGCAGGCGGATTGCTACAGCGGCTTCGAGCCGCTGTTCGCCCCGCAGAAGAAGGCGCTGCCGATTACGCCGGCGTTTTGCGTGGCCCATGCGCGGCGGGGCTTCTTCGAGCTGGCTGATATCGAGAAAAATGCTCGGGAAGGCAAGAAAGGCAAACCGGTCTCCCCGATCGCGCTGGAGGCTGTCAGACGCCTCGATACGTTGTTCGAGATCGAGCGCGCCATCAACGGCCGCGGTGCCGGCGAGCGGCGTGCCGCTCGCCAGGAACAGAGTAAGTCACTTCTCGAGGACATGCATGCCTGGCTGCTCCGCGAGCGCGAAACCCTCTCGCGTTCCTCCGAGGTCCTGAAGCCGATTAACTACATGCTCAGGCGCTGGGACGGCTTCGCCCGCTTCCTCGACGACGGCAGGATCTGCTTGACCAACAATTGCGCTGAGCGCGCATTGAGAGGCATCGCCTTGGGAAGGCGCAACTGGACCTTCGCCGGCAGCCAGCGCGGCGCCGACCGTGCCGCCATCATGCTGACGATGATCACGACCTGTCGCCTCAACGACGTCGATCCCAAGGCCTGGCTCGCCGACGTCCTGGCCCGTATCGCCGATCATCCCGCATCGCGTCTGCACGAGCTCTTGCCCTGGGAATGGAAGCTCCTGCGCCAGGCC